One Luteibacter aegosomaticola genomic window carries:
- a CDS encoding acyl carrier protein — MSAIPAETFTQDDILARLRSVLHETFEIDPAKVTPEANLFSDLELDSIDAIDLAIQVQDMTGTRIKPEDFKSVRTVGDVVATVQQLVAR; from the coding sequence ATGAGCGCGATCCCCGCCGAAACCTTCACCCAAGATGACATCCTGGCTCGCCTGCGGTCCGTCCTGCATGAGACGTTCGAGATCGACCCGGCGAAGGTAACCCCGGAGGCTAACCTCTTCTCCGACCTGGAGCTGGACAGCATCGATGCGATCGATCTGGCCATCCAGGTGCAGGACATGACCGGCACCCGCATCAAGCCCGAAGACTTCAAGAGCGTGCGTACCGTGGGCGATGTCGTCGCCACCGTGCAGCAGCTCGTCGCGCGCTGA
- a CDS encoding YXWGXW repeat-containing protein, whose protein sequence is MRNLTRTLAAVAALGMAVGAASYTPPAAAREVVIIRNAPPPPRFERVPVARPGYVWAPGYWNWYGGRYVWVGGRWAAARPGYVYRGPGWRPYRGGYHYEREVWVRDPHWHR, encoded by the coding sequence ATGCGTAACCTTACCCGCACCCTTGCCGCCGTGGCCGCCCTGGGCATGGCCGTTGGCGCCGCGAGCTATACCCCGCCGGCTGCCGCGCGGGAAGTGGTCATCATCCGCAACGCCCCGCCGCCGCCGCGCTTCGAACGAGTACCGGTGGCGCGCCCCGGTTACGTCTGGGCCCCGGGCTACTGGAACTGGTACGGCGGCCGTTACGTCTGGGTCGGTGGCCGTTGGGCCGCAGCCCGTCCGGGCTACGTTTATCGCGGCCCGGGCTGGCGTCCGTACCGTGGTGGATACCACTACGAACGCGAGGTCTGGGTGCGCGATCCGCACTGGCACCGCTAA
- a CDS encoding Glu/Leu/Phe/Val dehydrogenase dimerization domain-containing protein — MIFETIANTGHEEVVFCHNKDAGLKAIIAIHNTVLGPSLGGLRMWPYKSEQDAVNDVLRLSRGMTYKNAVAGLNLGGGKAVIIGDPSKDKSEALFRAFGRFVNSLNGRYITAEDVGIDVNDMEYVYRETEYVTGVHQVHGGSGDPSPFTAFGTLQGLMAALQAKHGNEDVGKYSYAVQGCGHVGSEFIKLLREQGAKVFVTDINKDAVQRCVDELGCEAVGLDEIYDVDADVYSPCALGGTVNEQTIDRIKAKIICGAANNQLATDAIGDELARRGVLYAPDYAVNAGGVMNVSLEIDGYNRERAMRMMRTIYYNVGRIFEISGRDNIPTYKAADRMAEERISAIGKIRLPHMGNGAPRFQGRMRGQ; from the coding sequence ATGATTTTCGAAACCATCGCCAACACGGGCCACGAAGAAGTCGTCTTCTGCCATAACAAGGACGCGGGCCTCAAGGCCATCATCGCGATCCACAACACCGTGCTTGGTCCGTCGCTGGGCGGCCTGCGCATGTGGCCCTACAAGTCCGAGCAGGACGCCGTGAACGATGTGCTGCGCCTGTCGCGCGGTATGACGTACAAGAACGCGGTGGCCGGCCTGAACCTCGGTGGCGGCAAGGCCGTGATCATCGGCGATCCCTCCAAGGACAAGTCCGAAGCGCTGTTCCGCGCCTTCGGCCGCTTCGTCAACTCGCTCAACGGCCGTTACATCACGGCGGAAGACGTGGGTATCGACGTGAACGACATGGAATATGTCTACCGCGAAACCGAATACGTCACCGGCGTGCACCAGGTGCACGGTGGTTCGGGCGATCCCTCGCCGTTCACCGCGTTCGGCACGCTGCAGGGCCTGATGGCCGCGCTGCAGGCCAAGCACGGCAACGAAGACGTGGGCAAGTACAGCTACGCCGTCCAGGGCTGCGGCCACGTGGGTAGCGAGTTCATCAAGCTGCTCCGCGAGCAGGGCGCCAAGGTGTTCGTCACCGACATCAACAAGGATGCCGTGCAGCGCTGCGTCGACGAGCTGGGCTGCGAAGCGGTCGGCCTCGATGAAATCTACGACGTCGACGCCGACGTCTACAGCCCGTGCGCCCTGGGTGGCACGGTCAACGAGCAGACGATCGACCGCATCAAGGCGAAGATCATCTGCGGTGCCGCGAACAACCAGCTGGCCACCGACGCGATCGGTGACGAACTGGCCCGCCGTGGCGTGCTGTACGCGCCGGATTACGCCGTGAACGCTGGCGGCGTCATGAACGTCTCGCTCGAGATCGACGGCTACAACCGCGAGCGTGCGATGCGCATGATGCGTACGATCTACTACAACGTCGGTCGCATCTTCGAAATCTCCGGCCGCGACAACATCCCGACCTACAAGGCCGCGGACCGCATGGCCGAAGAGCGCATCAGCGCCATCGGCAAGATCCGCCTGCCGCACATGGGCAACGGTGCACCCCGTTTCCAGGGCCGCATGCGCGGCCAGTAA